The following nucleotide sequence is from Candidatus Omnitrophota bacterium.
TAAAATTTCTATAATCATGCCAGCTTTTAATGAAGAAGGGCATATTGCCGCAAGTGTTGAGGAGACAGTTAAGACTTTTAATGAGTTTGGTTGCTCTTGGGAGTTAATTGTGATTGATGACGGCTCAACTGATAATACTTTTGAGATTTTGGAAGAATTAAGCCGTAAATACCCAAAGCATATCATTGCCAGGAAGAATCCTTACAATATTGGAAAAGGCAGAGCAATTAAAAAAGCATTACATTATTTAAGCGGAGATTATGTAGTTTTTCTTGACGCTGATATGGATTTGCATCCTCTCCAAGTGCAAACACTTTTTGATATTATGCGCTTAGACAATGCAGATATTGTCATTGGTTCTAAACTACATCCTAATTCTGTTGTAAATTATCCTCTTGAGAGAAGGGTGGTCAGTTTTGTTTATTATCTTCTGGTTAGGCTTTTGTTTAATCTTCCTTGCCATGATACCCAAACGGGTTTAAAACTTTTTAAAACTGAAGTCGTACGTAAGGTATTCCACAGGATATTGGTTAAGCAGTTCGCTTTTGATTTGGAGGTTTTGGTTAATGCGCATCATTTAGGTTACAAAATAGCTGAAGCTCCTATTGTGCTTAATCCTAAAAGGAGCTTTGGGAGAATTGGAATGAATGCAGTGTTAACTACTTTTCAGGATACATTGGCGGTTTTTTACAGGATGAGGATATTAAAATACTATGACAATATCGATTATTATCGCCGTAAAAACATGGCAAAAGAATTTAGAAGAATGCGTCGCTAAATGCCTTGAGTTGGACTACCATGATTTTGAGATTGTTATCCTTCCGGATAGTTTCATAGATAATGATTTCTTAAAAAGAACTAAAATTCCAGTTAAAGTTGTTCCTACGGGGGTAGTTGGTCCGGGAGAAAAAAGAGATAGGGCTATTAATGAAGCTTCCGGAGAGATTTTTGCATTTCTTGATGATGATGCTTATCCTGCAAAAGATTGGTTAAGAAAAGCGGTTAGGAATTTTGAAGATCCGCTTGTGGCTGCAGTTGGAGGGCCAGCAATTACACCTAAGAACGATAGTTTTAGGCAGAAAGCTAGCGGGGCTATATTTGAGTCTTTTTTAGTCAGCGCTGGTTTTGTCTATAGGTATTTACCGGGGAAAAAACAAGAAATTGAGGATTATCCTTCTTGTAATCTTTTTGTACGAAAATCAGTGATGCAGGAGCTGGGAGGGTTTAATACGAATTTCTGGCCCGGAGAAGATACAAAACTTTGTTTAGACATTGTAAAGAAATTAAAGAAAAAGATTATTTATGACCCTGAAGTGGTTGTCTGGCATCATCGTAGAAGATGGTTTGTCCCGCATATTAAACAAGTATCAAATTATGCCTTGCACCGCGGTTATTTTGTAAAGAAATATCCTGAAACTTCCTTTAAGCCAGCCTATTTTATTCCTTCCTTATTCGTATTGCTTTTGTTTGTCGGAGGCTTAATTTCTTTGTTGTCAAAAGAGTTCAGGATTTTGTATTTAGCTGCTTTTTTTCTGTATTTGTTTTTAGTGTTTATCTTTAGCTTTTCTAAAGACTTACGTTTGCTTCCTGCCGTATTTTTTGGTATAATATCCACTCATGTTGCCTACGGGGTTTATTTCCTTAAAGGGCTAATTTCTATTAAACTTAAAGAAGAAAAAGTTTAATTTTGATTGATTTGGTTGTATAAAAAAAGCCCCAATCAATACATGGTAATTACTATCCTAAGAATATAACTATGAAGATTATTATATCCTATCCGCCCTTAAGCAGCCAAAAAGGCTACCCAACTCTCGGTCAAAACAGGCAATTTCAATATTTCAAAGAGCCGACTTTTATTTATCCAATTGTACCTGCTCAGGCAGCTACTCTGTTAAAAAGAGCAGGGCATGAGGTAATTTGGAATGATTGTATTGCTCAAGGTTGGGAAGAGAGCCAGTTTTATGAGTTTATCAAGAAAGAAAATCCGGATTTAATCGCTTTTGAGACAAAAACTCCTGTTGTCAAAGAGCATTGGAAGATAATTAATAGCCTTAAGTCTCAAGTTTCAAGTGTCAAGATAGCATTGTTTGGGGATCATGTTACAGCTCTGCCAGAGGAATCATTTGAACATAGCCAAGTTGATTATGTTTTAACTGGAGGAGATTACGATTTTCTTTTGCTTAATTTGTGCAATTATTTAGATGGGAAAAACAATGATTTGGAGCCGGGAATTTATTTTCGCGAGAACGGCCAGCTTAGAAATACTGGAAAATTTAGGCTTAATCATGATCTTGACTCTCTACCATTTATTGATCGTGAATTAACCAAGTGGCAGTTATACGCTTACAAAAACGGGAATTACAAAAGAACACCAGGAACTTATATTATGTCCGGCAGGGACTGCTGGTGGGGGAAATGCACCTTTTGTTCCTGGGCTAATTTTTATCCTGAATTCCGCGTTCGAAGCGTTGACAATGTCCTTGATGAAGTTGAGATGTTGGTTTTAGAGTATAGAGTAAAAGAAATAATGGATGATTCAGGATGTTTTCCTGCGGGAGAGTGGCTTAAGGATTTTTGCAAAGGGCTAATTTTGAGAAAGCTTAATAAAAAGATCTATTTTGATTGCAACATGCGTTTTGGAGCTCTGTCAAATGAAGATTTCAGGTTGATGAAAAAAGCAAACTTTCGGCTTCTTTTGTTTGGGCTTGAATCAAGTAATCAGGATACTCTTGATAAAGTAAACAAAAATTTAAAAGCGGAAAGAATTGTTGAAGATTGCCGGAATGCAACACAAGCAGGTTTATTCCCGCATATAACCATAATGTTTGGTTATCCCTGGGAGTCTTATGAGGACACTTTGAAAACTTTGAATCTCGGAAAATGGCTTTTAAAAAAAGGCTATGCTTATACAATGCAGGCTACTGTAGTTATTCCTTATCCGGGTACGGATCTTTATTCTGATTGCCTTAAGAAAGGCTTACTTAAGAGCTTAGATTGGAATTATTATGATATGAAACATCCCGTAATGCGAAGTAGTATTGAAGATAAGAGAATCATGGAGTTGGTGCAAGAGATGTATAAAGTTTCATTTCAGCCCGAGTTTGTTTTAAGGAAAATCCTATCAATCCGTGATTTTGGTGATTTGGCATATTTTGCCCGGGCGGCAAAGAAAGTAGCCGGGCACGTCCTTGATTTTAGAAGGAATAAGGTAGATAGTGCTTAAATGAAATCAATAAATCGATACGAAGTTGATGAAAAAAATCGTTTAATTATTAAGCGCGGCAGTAAGAAATTACTGGCACGAGGCCGATTTAATATAGATAGGAAGAATCAACTTAGCTATTTATTGAATGAGCCTGCTAGCTGGCGTGAGCTTAATAATTTACCTTCAAAGATTACTTTTGAAGGTAGATGGCAAGTTGATTCTAATCACGATTTAATATTTGAACTTAGTGAAACAAGCGGACGGTTAAAGCGGGATAACTTAGTTATAAAAGCAGAGATTGTTTCTGTAGATAGTAATCTTCTGGCTGTTGAAATTAAAAGTTATAATGATAATGGATTATGTAGTGTGCAGGTTTTGGAGTTAAGCGGCATATGGCAGGCGGATGAGTATAACCGAATAAATTTTTGCATTGAGAGAAAATTTGTTCCCGATACGCTTTTGTTTAAAGGTGCTTGGCAAGTTAATAAGAATCAGCAGGTTGCTTATACTTACTAGAGAGTAGATTTAAAGAGAAAAACAAAGATAAACAAGGTCCTGATTTTTAAAGGATTCTGGCAGATAGGCCTAAATGATAAACTTACTTATGTTTTTGAGCACAGCAGCGCTTCACGTTTTGATTTTCGTGCGCAGATAGAGAGCAATAATCTTTATTCCCAAAAGGGCGCAATTAAATATCGTTTGGGAGTCGGCATAAAAGAAGATAAGTCTTATCGTGAAAAGATAGTTTATATTTTTGGTACTTGGAAATTCAGCCGTTCTTTAGGGCTATTGTTTCAGGTTGATTATGGAAAAGGGAAAATTAAAGAAATTGAGTTTGGCGCAGATTTATCTTTTAGTGATAAAGATAAGATATCATTTAACCTTTTAAATGATCTTCATAAGCCTTTAGGAATTAGCCTTACTTTAAGCCGTAAATTCTTAAAAGAAAATGAAGCTGAGGTGTTTGTGCGGCTTGAGAAAAAACTAAATGATTTGGGAATTGAAGCTGGTTTAAGAGTACCGTTTTAATCAACTTTAAAGGGGAAATCAATGGTTTGGAAATTAATCGGTGCAATTGCTGCGATTTTAACTACATTTTCTTTTGTCCCACAAATTGTTAAAGTGTTAAAGACTAAATCGGTAAAAGATGTTAGCTTGATTATGTTATTGCAGTTTAGCTTGGGGGTTTCTTTGTGGGCTATTTATGGGGCATATTTAAGAGATTTGATTATCATCTTAGCCAATGTAACCACATTTCTAACTTTGCTTGTACTACTTGTTCTTTATTACAAGTATAGAAGGAGCATAAAATGAAGAAAGCGTTTATTACGGGAATTGATGGGCAGGATGGTTCATATTTAGCGGAGTTTTTATTAAAAAAAGATTATAAAGTTTATGGAATGGTAAGGAGAGTGGCTTTGGAAGATCCTGAGCATCAGCTTGGGCGGCTAAAGCATATCTTAAATAGGATAAAGCTATACCCTGCCTCTTTAGAAAGTTATGCTAGTATATTTAGCGTGATTGATAAGATTAAACCCGATGAGTGTTATCATTTGGCAGCGCAGAGTTTTGTTAGTTATTCTTTTGAGGACGAATTTTCTACCATAAACACCAATATAAGCGGAACACACTATGTTCTTTCAGCTATTAAAGAAAGAGTGCCAAAATGTAAATTTTATTTTGCAGCCTCAAGTGAGATGTTTGGAAAAGTAAGAGAGGTCCCGCAAAATGAAAATACACCATTTCATCCGCGTTCTCCATATGGAATTTCAAAAGTAGCTGGTTTTGACCTAACAAGAAATTACCGTGAGGCGTATGGTTTATTTGCTTGCAATGGCATACTTTTTAATCATGAATCTCCTCGCCGCGGGTTTGAGTTTGTTACTCGTAAGATTACAAATAGAGTAGCAGAAATTAAATTAGGCCTTGCAAAAGAATTAAGGTTAGGAAACTTAGAGGCAAAACGAGATTGGGGATTTTCAGGTGATTATGTAGAAGCGATGTGGATGATGCTTCAACAGGCAAAGCCCGATGATTATGTAATTGCAACTGGGGAAACTCATTCTGTGAAAGAATTTGCAGAAATGGCTTTTAGGTTTGTTGGGCTTGATTGGAAAAAATATGTGGTTGCCGATAAAACTTTTTACCGGCCAGCGGAGGTTAACCTGCTAATTGGAGATTACAGTAAAGCCAAAAAAATACTAAAATGGAAACCCAAGGTAAAGTTTAATGAATTGGTTAAAATGATGGTGGAAGAGGATTTAAAAAGGCTGCGAGGTAAATGTGTTTGTGTTTAAATATTCTATTTCTAAATAAATGACTGAAGTTTCGGTAATAGTGACTACTAAAAACGAAGAAGTAAATATTAAAGCCTGTTTGGAATCAATTAGAAGACAAGATTATCCAGCAGAAAAAATAGAGGTAATTGTTATAGATAATAATTCAACAGATAGAACGAAAGAATTATCTCTAGAGTATACAAATAATGTTTTTAACTATGGGCCTGAACGTTCTGCTCAGAGGAATTTTGGTGTTAAGAAAGCTAGTGGCAGGTATGTCCTTTATTTAGATGCTGACATGCAATTGTCTGAAGAAGTATTGAGTGAATGTTTCAATAAGTGTGAAAAAGAAGGTTTGATCGGTTTGTATATCCCAGAAAAAATTATCGGGAAAGGTTTTTGGATTAAAGTAAGAAATTTTGAAAGAAGCTTTTATGACGCAACTTGTATTGATGCGGTGAGGTTTGTAAGAAAAGATAAATTCTTAGGAATCGGAGGTTTTGACGAAAGCCTGACTGGCCCTGAAGATTGGGATTTTGACAGGAGGATAAGGCAGGCGGGAGGAGTAAGTATAATAAAATCTCAAATTTATCATAATGAAGACGGTTTCAACTTAAAAGAATATATTTTAAAGAAATGTTACTATTCTCAGTGGTTTAATCTTTATAAACAAAAGTGGGGGGAAAGCGACCCGGTAATAAAGAAACAACTTGGGATTTGGTATAGGTATGTTGGTGTTTTTACTGAAAATGGGAAATGGCTTAAGCTTGTCAGGCACGGTGTTTTAACTCTCGGTATGTTTTCCTTAAGGATTAGAATAGGAGTAATGTATTTGAGGGGTTCTTATAATAGGAATTGAAAGTAATATGAAAATTGCTGTTGTGCTGGATCAGTTGTCAAAGGGCGGCACTGCTAAGCTTGCTATAGAAGAAGTGCGTGAATTATCAAGGTTAGGCCATGATGCCGAGCTCTTGTTGCTTTTTGATAATCAAAAAGATATTTTTGGCGATATCCTCAAGGGGATTAAGGTTAGAAAAATATGGCATGAAATTCCTGCCATTTTCAGAATTAACTTCAAGATTCCTTTCTTTTCGTTTTTCTCATTTTTCCATTTATCGGAAGTTTTAATCCTCCCATTTATTATAAAGAGAAAAGAATACGATTTTTTTGTTGCGCATCTAACTTATACTTGTTTTAGCGTTGCTAGCGTGAGTAAGTTTAGAAAGATTCCTTATATAGCTTATATTCATGACAGCATATCCTATATTTTTAGGAAAGTATACCTAAAAGGAAGTAAAAAGTTTTTCTTTTATTTGATTTATTTCTTTGCTGTTCTAGCCGATAAAATCATCTTAAGAAATGCTTTTGCTGTTTGTAAGCAGTCAAAGTTTGAATTGGATTATATTGAAAAGATTACTAAAAGAAAAGCTTTTGTCGTTCCTCCTTCAACATACAGGAGAAGGGACTCTATTCCGGATAAGAGAGGGGATAACCTGATTGCTTTTACAAAGTGGGATTTTTCGAAAAACTTTGATTTCTTAATTAAGTTGGTTAAAAATCTTCCAACTCAAAAATTGATTGTTGCCGGACAGTGGCATCCAGATGAATATTTGGCCAAGGTGAAAGCAGCGGTACACGAAGAAGGCCTCAATGAAAGAATAATTTTTAAAGGCCAGCTTGATGAGGAAGGGATTAAGGATTTGTTTGATTCTGCAAGAGTGCTTGTTCATCCTCTTTTTGAGGCCTGGGGCTCTACTTTATATGAAGCGGCATGTAATGGAGTTACGTTTATTGCTCCAAAAGGATGTGGAATTTCAGACTATTTATTTCATGAGAAGGATGCATTTTTCGTTGCCCAAGATGATTTAGACGGGTATCTCTATTACATTAATAAATTAGTTAACGATAAAGATTATGCGTTTACGATGGGAAGGCAAGCCTGGATAGATATTAAAAAAATAGATATAGAAAACCATGTTAAATCTTTAGTTTCAATAATGCAAGGATAATCCGGTGAGGTTTCTTTTTATTACTGAAAATTTTTTTATGGAACACTTGGGGGTTATGTATATATCCTCTGTCCTTAAGAACTTAAGGGTTGAGGTTGATCTAATCAAGATTAGTGAGGATCCTATAGCCAAAGTTAAGGAATATGCGCCTGATATAATCGGGTATAGTGTCATAACTGGAAGCCAGGATAAGTTTCTAAAATTGAATTCGGAATTAAAACGAAAATTTAAGTTCGTATCTGTTATGGGAGGGCCGCATCCTACTTTTTTCCCTGAAATAGTTGCTAATCCGGATATTGACTATTGCTTACGCGGTGAAGGAGAGATAGCAATTAAGGAATTCATCCTTTTTATTCAGGGGAGCTTAGCTAAGGAAAAAGTCCACAATCTTTCATACAAGGCCTCAGGAAAGATTTTACACAATCCTCTTACAGGCCTTATAGATGATCTTGATAGTATACCTTTTCCAGATAGAAGCATATTCTTTAAGTATCCGGATATTGATAAATGCGGGATAAAGCATTTTATTGCAGGGCGCGGGTGCCCTTTTGGCTGCGCATATTGTTTTAACGAACAATATTATGCTCTTTACAAAAATCTTGGGAAACGGGTGCGTTTTCGCTCCGTGAATAATTTAATATCCGAAATAAAAGAAGTTGTGAAATTATCCCCTGTTAAGTTGGTTTATTTTCAGGATGATACCTTTATTTTAGATAAAGCTTGGTTAAGGGAATTTTCGGAGGTTTATAGAAAGCAAATAAATCTTCCTTATCATTGTCATATTAGAGCTAATTTGTTTAATGAAGAAGTAGCAGGTTTACTAAAATCTTCTAATTGCTATAGTGTCCATATAGCAGTAGAAGCTGGGAATGACTATCTGCGGAA
It contains:
- a CDS encoding glycosyltransferase — encoded protein: MKDIKNKISIIMPAFNEEGHIAASVEETVKTFNEFGCSWELIVIDDGSTDNTFEILEELSRKYPKHIIARKNPYNIGKGRAIKKALHYLSGDYVVFLDADMDLHPLQVQTLFDIMRLDNADIVIGSKLHPNSVVNYPLERRVVSFVYYLLVRLLFNLPCHDTQTGLKLFKTEVVRKVFHRILVKQFAFDLEVLVNAHHLGYKIAEAPIVLNPKRSFGRIGMNAVLTTFQDTLAVFYRMRILKYYDNIDYYRRKNMAKEFRRMRR
- a CDS encoding GDP-mannose 4,6-dehydratase; its protein translation is MKKAFITGIDGQDGSYLAEFLLKKDYKVYGMVRRVALEDPEHQLGRLKHILNRIKLYPASLESYASIFSVIDKIKPDECYHLAAQSFVSYSFEDEFSTINTNISGTHYVLSAIKERVPKCKFYFAASSEMFGKVREVPQNENTPFHPRSPYGISKVAGFDLTRNYREAYGLFACNGILFNHESPRRGFEFVTRKITNRVAEIKLGLAKELRLGNLEAKRDWGFSGDYVEAMWMMLQQAKPDDYVIATGETHSVKEFAEMAFRFVGLDWKKYVVADKTFYRPAEVNLLIGDYSKAKKILKWKPKVKFNELVKMMVEEDLKRLRGKCVCV
- a CDS encoding SemiSWEET transporter, translated to MVWKLIGAIAAILTTFSFVPQIVKVLKTKSVKDVSLIMLLQFSLGVSLWAIYGAYLRDLIIILANVTTFLTLLVLLVLYYKYRRSIK
- a CDS encoding radical SAM protein; the encoded protein is MKIIISYPPLSSQKGYPTLGQNRQFQYFKEPTFIYPIVPAQAATLLKRAGHEVIWNDCIAQGWEESQFYEFIKKENPDLIAFETKTPVVKEHWKIINSLKSQVSSVKIALFGDHVTALPEESFEHSQVDYVLTGGDYDFLLLNLCNYLDGKNNDLEPGIYFRENGQLRNTGKFRLNHDLDSLPFIDRELTKWQLYAYKNGNYKRTPGTYIMSGRDCWWGKCTFCSWANFYPEFRVRSVDNVLDEVEMLVLEYRVKEIMDDSGCFPAGEWLKDFCKGLILRKLNKKIYFDCNMRFGALSNEDFRLMKKANFRLLLFGLESSNQDTLDKVNKNLKAERIVEDCRNATQAGLFPHITIMFGYPWESYEDTLKTLNLGKWLLKKGYAYTMQATVVIPYPGTDLYSDCLKKGLLKSLDWNYYDMKHPVMRSSIEDKRIMELVQEMYKVSFQPEFVLRKILSIRDFGDLAYFARAAKKVAGHVLDFRRNKVDSA
- a CDS encoding radical SAM protein, with product MEHLGVMYISSVLKNLRVEVDLIKISEDPIAKVKEYAPDIIGYSVITGSQDKFLKLNSELKRKFKFVSVMGGPHPTFFPEIVANPDIDYCLRGEGEIAIKEFILFIQGSLAKEKVHNLSYKASGKILHNPLTGLIDDLDSIPFPDRSIFFKYPDIDKCGIKHFIAGRGCPFGCAYCFNEQYYALYKNLGKRVRFRSVNNLISEIKEVVKLSPVKLVYFQDDTFILDKAWLREFSEVYRKQINLPYHCHIRANLFNEEVAGLLKSSNCYSVHIAVEAGNDYLRNSILKRGMKREEVVNSCELLNKYKIKFMLQNIIGLPEGNLSADLETLKLNIKCAPTYAWVSIYQPYPGTPLSEYCIKKGLFDGNFNALNDNFFDASFLNFNASYKKQIENLQKVFFIIVKFPFLYYLRLYKLMLLLPRNNFFRKYLKKVYLNFRRKADVELFGMRI
- a CDS encoding glycosyltransferase, producing the protein MTEVSVIVTTKNEEVNIKACLESIRRQDYPAEKIEVIVIDNNSTDRTKELSLEYTNNVFNYGPERSAQRNFGVKKASGRYVLYLDADMQLSEEVLSECFNKCEKEGLIGLYIPEKIIGKGFWIKVRNFERSFYDATCIDAVRFVRKDKFLGIGGFDESLTGPEDWDFDRRIRQAGGVSIIKSQIYHNEDGFNLKEYILKKCYYSQWFNLYKQKWGESDPVIKKQLGIWYRYVGVFTENGKWLKLVRHGVLTLGMFSLRIRIGVMYLRGSYNRN
- a CDS encoding glycosyltransferase — translated: MTISIIIAVKTWQKNLEECVAKCLELDYHDFEIVILPDSFIDNDFLKRTKIPVKVVPTGVVGPGEKRDRAINEASGEIFAFLDDDAYPAKDWLRKAVRNFEDPLVAAVGGPAITPKNDSFRQKASGAIFESFLVSAGFVYRYLPGKKQEIEDYPSCNLFVRKSVMQELGGFNTNFWPGEDTKLCLDIVKKLKKKIIYDPEVVVWHHRRRWFVPHIKQVSNYALHRGYFVKKYPETSFKPAYFIPSLFVLLLFVGGLISLLSKEFRILYLAAFFLYLFLVFIFSFSKDLRLLPAVFFGIISTHVAYGVYFLKGLISIKLKEEKV
- a CDS encoding glycosyltransferase family 4 protein, with amino-acid sequence MKIAVVLDQLSKGGTAKLAIEEVRELSRLGHDAELLLLFDNQKDIFGDILKGIKVRKIWHEIPAIFRINFKIPFFSFFSFFHLSEVLILPFIIKRKEYDFFVAHLTYTCFSVASVSKFRKIPYIAYIHDSISYIFRKVYLKGSKKFFFYLIYFFAVLADKIILRNAFAVCKQSKFELDYIEKITKRKAFVVPPSTYRRRDSIPDKRGDNLIAFTKWDFSKNFDFLIKLVKNLPTQKLIVAGQWHPDEYLAKVKAAVHEEGLNERIIFKGQLDEEGIKDLFDSARVLVHPLFEAWGSTLYEAACNGVTFIAPKGCGISDYLFHEKDAFFVAQDDLDGYLYYINKLVNDKDYAFTMGRQAWIDIKKIDIENHVKSLVSIMQG